CGACAGGAAACCAAGCGAATCCGAGAGgcgctttcaaaataaaacttatttCATATGCGTCACAGGCTTTTCTCTGACAGATTTCCAAACAAACATCcgaatatgaaaaaatatatatatatctacaAGACAAAGCTACAGCCAGAGCAGTTAATGACACACCTTTTATTTCTTCATAAACCAGCAGAACAATCAAAGTGGGTGAAACAAGTGGTCAAAGTGTGGTtacattgcttttattttaacatgtatAATCCCGTTTTCCCGGTCTTAATCTGGgtcacttatttttatgagaCTTGGACAGAAAGTTCCCATGATGGATTCACATCCATTCATAGCATTTCACACAAGAACTttactttatgtttttatatatttttagacaGAATTTAGTTTTCACAATTAATTCACTGGGCCCATCATAATTAGGTGTGAGGagtatttatcttttaaatccattttcagTCTCTCTgttattgatgttttttcagTGCCAACGCTTtattatattcattttaaaatatatgtattttatcTGACTAGAAACATGCTCAACCttaattgctttttaaaaaaagaaaacaaaaagcccCCACAAAAAAACTATTAAATTAATAGCCTGCTTTTGCTTCTATGTCGACTCATTATACTAATGCGGTTTAAGTACAAAATTCAAGCTGATTATTCTGgatacatccatccattgtttgggttagggttagggttgttAACTCAAATTAAAAACTGTTATCCTACTGGAAACATTCATACTGTTTCACTTTCTTATTTCTCTCTGGTTTAATGGTTAAGTCAGACTTGTCCTCAGATTTTGCAGGGTCCCTGAAAAACTCAGTAAACAAACCAGCCCAGTTGAGACTTGATGATATCGATATTGGTGTACGATCAATAGTGATGGTGCTGGCATATTTTCTAAAGGTTACCttaagaatttttatttttgagcttAAAAGTGTGCCAATCTTCAGTGGGTTCTGATTTTGAAAATATgtcttcttgccaatttttaaccacattttactatttttaacccatttttgctaattgtCATCTACTTTCACCACTATAAAACCAAACTGCTCTTAGCTTTGATATTGAAGCTTtacttttcctctttatttcagAAGAAATGTATTGCTGGCATCATAAccttgtattttaattttcttgatttaattttcattttttataaaccaGTGCTTTTGGTCCCATTTTACACCAGCCAGTGtgttttaacctattttaaagtgatgaaaagtgtttaaaaaagatgCTGATTATGATCATGCCGTGtttaattaattgaaaatttacagttttattaCATTCCCTAAAAACTGgggattttggagatacaaggttttggcccatagccagcattgtttttaatctttttacctttttacttggcacagaccttttttttctcaaacagaAGAGAGTAAATTTTGCACAAGTTtggtttttatgtcattctcctGACAAGTTagatcagtgttaatctaacggTGTGGCAgacacactggtgtgccttgaagccagtctaggtgtgccatgggaatcTGTACAACCAGACATTAATACTCCAACTAAACACACATGCTTGATCTGAGGTTTGCCTTGGGCAAAActgttgaaaaccactgagTTAGACTGGAAGGCTGGCATGGTCACATATTGTCGATCCCAAGACTTGCCATAACTTCTCATTTTTCTGGTTTCTAATGATACATTCCTACAGAATCTGTGTGGGCTGCAGCAATGGACGTCTCAAATCCTCTCAAATCAAAGGTATATTTTTACAGTAGACCAAAATTTCAGTTTCACTGATAAATTTCACATAGTACAGgagaaaaactctttaaaagtGGAAACACCTTCCATCTTTTTGATgcaaaaacccccaaaatactTTGTGTCAAGATTGCTTTACAAGGCTGGAGGCAtcgccactttttaacaccttttctcCCTTGATGTGTGAAATTCACCCATGAAATGACAGCAGTGGCTCCTCAAATTAGTTTTACAGGTGCACGACAAAAATATGAACAccttaaaaagattttttcccctttgatttaattcaagaagttaAACTTCGTGATAAATTctaatttcttctcataaaaggaaaatatttgaaCCTacagctcccctaagttcttgaaccTTTCTTTGACAGTACTCGGAAGGCTGAGATCATCCCTGTTAGTTGTGTTCCTTTTCTCACCATACTTTACCCTTCAGTCAACTTTGGAGTAATaagctttgatacagcctctaaGAACAACCCTATCTGTCAGCAGTGACtgtctgtggcttaccctccttgtgaaggaaGTTGATTGTCCTCTGGAGTTGAATCTAGAATTTATAAGTTTAACTTTGACGTTAATCCCAGGGAAAAAAATAagcttttacatattttttgagCTTACACTTTTCTAGAGATCAATTTTATAGAAGACaccttcatttaaaaaagatatgCAAGGAACAGAGGTGAGTGGTGGTAGGCAGAGGTGAGCAGTCTGTTGCAGTAGAGCCAGACCAAAATCAGTACAGCCATTAAGTATATGAGGCCATTATTTACTAAATGATCAAAGTGAACTGAAGAACAGAACATAACCATGTAAGGAAATGTTTACTGGGGTAATAAATCAACTGAGAAGTCAGCCACCAGTAAAATTCAACTTGCAGAGCCATTTGTTATTACAGTGCACTGGCCCTTGCAGGGTAAAGTGGATAATTTGGctaaatttcccttttttaactCTAAATTTTATAATAAACTATATTATATaaactatattttaaaaattacacttGTTTCTCTAAGTGTAGACTTCCTGGAGAGTTGTGGGGCTGAGGACATCCTTGACAAAACCTGGTTATGTAACGTTTTGAAGCAGCAGCCAGCCTGGCCTCGccttggggggaaaaaaaaagaaatttcttGGCAAACACTCGGACCCACACAGAGGGTCTCACATCCCTGAAAGGAGAACGCAGTGAGCACTCGGAGGTGAAATGGATCAGTTTAATGCGAAACCAAGCAAGATTTCAACAGCTGTTCATCCACACTCAACACGACAGAGTGATTCCAGAGAGAGTAAAACATCCGTCTGGTCTAACAACTCAGGGACAGAATCAGATCTCTGTCCTTGTAGAGAAATACAAACACTGCACACAGCGTCATATCATATCAGGAAAACAAAGAGATATCTGATGTTTAGCATTCAAGTAGTGCAGGGGGGGGGGTCAAAGCGTCAAACTCCCCCATCGTTAACTCAATGTCATGACAGACGCAGGcaagttaacaaaaaaaaacaaaacaataaaaacccTGGAAATTTCTGGAAAACAATCTGAGACTGAACTACAAAAAGGTTTTCTGACAGAACTAAGAAACACTTCACATTGTtattacaaaaatattcatCTTATTCAACGTTAAGCCGACACACGGACATGACGGGAGTAGAAATCTGTCGTTTAAATGCATCATGCAGGATGAATTCCAATATATATCATCTCCAATACTGTCTGATATAATTTAAGAATCAAAGCCATGAGCAGAAATTTAACCTAGCAGGAGAGGTTTTTTGGTTAATCTACTTCAGAATGTgaactttaaaaacaggaaactcaACTTTACAAACTCAACCAACAGCCTCTCTGATGGAGGaccaataaaaaataaagcactgGTTATACGGTTTCTGTGAGCACATGTAGGGACCAAAGTTTAATTCTGTGGGGGAGGAGGTGGGGGGGCAGGAGGCATCCCAAAGGGAGGCATGCCCGGCACCCCCATCCCCATCATGGTGACGTAGTTAGAGGGGTCCATGGGAGgcgggggaggaggaggtgcgTACATCATGCCCGTGGAGccaggaggaggtggagggggaggaggaggggctcCGGGAGGCAGCGGAGGCTGGACTCCAGGGGGAGGTGGCACCATGGAGGGGGTACCCATGGGTGGAGGGGGCTGAGCTCCAGAGGCAGCAGGTTGCTGGGGTTGCTGCCAGGGGGGCAGGGTGCCGGTGCCAGGGCTGGACGTGGTCGTAGTGTCTGCAGGAAAGGGAGAGGTTAGGGTTAACTTCATTTTTACGGAAAagggtttatgccacagctaaTTTATCATTTAACTGACACTTTGTTGGCTCTATGAGTTACTCCTCTTTTAGAAAGCCCTGATAGGCTGCTTCCAATTACAAAAACTTTCATCTGGGTGAAGTCTTTACAGTGTGTGACAGTGAAACTGTAACCTTTGTTTGATTACTTTAGCATGGTTGCTGCAAGAGTGACTTGTCTTCCTTCCGTTTCCTAAACTTGCGGTTTTGTTTAACCTAGTAACAGCAGCCAAAGAGGGCCCCTTAATAAAGGGATAATGGATAAATCACTAATGTTATGCTGCTTATTGATGCTAATTGATATTTCTATCAATAACAATTAAGCTCCACATTTAGCACCTGgtgtgaaaaactgaaattaggTACATGTCAAAGAAACTTGTTGCCATGATTATTATGTCTCCTCTGtaaacatcactgtaaacagtgatatttttttaatatatgcaTGAATTTTCAGAGCCTTCAGACTTTGCAATCTTTCTTCTTTGTTAATACAAATTGCAACTAACTTGGTTCctcttgacagccctactttaaatGCTGACTTACAAAATACAGCTAATGGGCActggtttagttcagttggtagagcaggtgcaCAGGAACTACAGGTATGCTGATACCCTCCTTTACATGGACAATAATTAACATGTCTGTCTTAACGAGGAAACAAGTTTTCTAAAATGAGGACAAAATGAACCAACAGTGACAGAGAACAAAGAATACGTCTATATctaaaaagtgaacaaaaaactGTCTCAGTGTGTTGAagataagaaaaataaagtctaGATTTGttatcccacaatgcactgtcTAAACTAAAACCTGACCCCAGCAGTACCTAGACTGGTATTTACCCTCTGGTACATTGTGTTCCCAGCACAGACCAGTATGTATGTTAActgggttttttcttttttttttaatggcgtAGTGTGATCTTACTCTGTTGCCATGGCAGCGGTGTGCTGGTTGCCATGCTGCTCGTTGGGGGAGGAGGCGGAGCCTGTTGTTGCCATGGTGGCAGGGGTCCAGAAGGAGGGGGAGGTGGCTGGTTGctggggggaggagggggtggaggcATCATGCCCATTGGAGGAGGCAGCAGACCTGAAATGGAAAGTTTAAGTTAGTTTATATATGGTACATCTGACATAAATTtaatactttaacatttttttcaagacCCTCTATATACATTTAAGAGCCTGATACGTCTTCTACTTGTTACATAAGTGACAgttacatttataaaatataGAAACTACATAAAACTGGATTACAACCTCTTATggataaagaaattaaaaagctGAATAATTTAAGACCACTGTGTGCAATTAAgactttaatactttttaaaagtcttaattttctctttattgatttatgaacttttaatactttaagACACCACAGACACCctgatttaataaaaagaaGGGATGAAAGAAGAAATTTTGGTCCGTTTCTGTTCATGATCCCTCATAAATTCACGCAATGCAGAGGAAAATCTATCAATATTCAATAATTTTAGTCTGATATACTGCCTGATGATTTAAAGTCCCATCTTACCCATGGGGTGTCCATGAGGTCCTGGTCCCTGGCCcatgggaggaggagggggctgcATCCAGGGAGGTGGCAGACCATTGGGGTTGGGGGGCATGGGGGGCCCTCCCATGTTTGGCATGGGTGGAGGGAAACTATGCGGACCTCCGTGGCCTCCTGGCCCTCCGTGCATGCCATGAAAGTTCCTGTTCTCAGCAGGCCCTGAGCTCATCCAGGGGGGCCGGTTCtgggtaaaaacaaaaacagggagagggtttaataaaaaaatattcatggaCAAAGAACTTTGGGATTATCTTGCTCCAGACTCACCGGCGGTGGCTGGTTGTTGCTGGGCCCTGAGGCTCTGGGGGCTCCTCCCTGGGTGCTGGTGTGTCCCCCTCCAGACGCTGGGACCGGGGCCTCCCCCAGCTCAGCCATGAGGGACAGATACTCTTTGTCCATACGGGCTTTGTCCTGAGCCGACTGAGGGGGCTCACCACCGGTGGCTCTGTGGGCGGCGAAGGAGCTGCACagataaaacaccacagttaAATAAAGAATCATGAAGAGATCTCAGCtttgagagagagaaaacaattCCTCATCATCACCTTGTGTATTTACAGTCTGAGGAGATGTGACCGGCTCCTCCACACTTGGTGCACAGCGTGGTGTTGGTGATGCTGCGAGGTTCAGCGTTCTGCCACGGCCGAAGGATCCTGGAGAGACACAGAGGCAAAACCTGACTTCAGCGCTGCTCTGGAATTCATAAACTTCTTAAAATCACCTATATCCCACAGCTGAACCCACCACTTCAACTACTACTTCACTTCTACTACTATGTACCGTTTATGCACCGTATAGATGTAAACAAAGAGCCTGTAAGCTTGTTTTGCCAAAGAGTTACAGTGGTGCAGTAATCTCAATACAAAGACCTATGATTCCTCCTCCACACAGTCATACTGAAAGCACTAAACGTCAGACTGTCACCCAGAAAAGACCAGagatgaaataaaagttaactCCAGGTCTAAGACTacaactttcttttttaacaagAGTCAGCTGTCACACAGACCTGTTGTCATCTTCCCTCAGGGTGCCGTTGAGTCTGGCGAGCTCCCTCAGCTGCATCTTTCTCAGGTCGTTCTGATCTTCAGGTGTCTCAATGCCTTGTTTCAAGATGTTACGGATCTGAGGACACAAATTCCTGATCTTTATCCAACTGTAAACATGTTAAATCCCACTTAGGTAAAGTCTGAAGGTTTAAGCGGCAAATTTATGATGACAGCTGAGCTGATCATACCTGCTCCACTGCCTTCTTGACGTTCTCCATGGTGTTTGCAGTGACAAGGGCATGCAGCGGCTCATCTTCTCCTGGAAGCATCTGGCCGTCTTTCCGGCCAACCTTCCCTTCCTTCACTGAACCTTTACCTCGGATCATGATTTTAGCACAGCACTCCTTCTCAATGTTTTTCAGTGTGTTACCCCTGTGAAATCAGCAGAGACCAGAGTGAAACTCAAACTCACTTCAAACTGcataaaaaatgattgtttagggttttttttttcttaccttgGCCCGATCAGAAGACCTACAAAGTTGATTTCTGGGTATTCATCTTGTGGGATCATGACTTTGTCGTTGACTCTAGTGGCTGGAGGTCTGCAGGGAAAAAAGAACGCATGATAAGCATTTACAGTAAGTAAGGAACAGCTGTCTGATCCTCCTAAAAGCATCTGAATTAATATTTTATCATAGTCATTACAGCACATTTTCCATCTTCCATCAACTTTCCTTCACTGCAGGAACAGCAGAGAGCTGCAGACTCctacagagctcaacagtgacaGAACACTTTAGCAGCTCTGATCTGGataaaaacttgatttaaaacCTCCACTACCATTTCAAAAAATCTTTCTAATAATAGATTTAATCCTAGAACCAAGTcagaatggagaaaaaggcaaaagtaTAACTGGTTTATTTTTCCCCAAGACTGAAGGAAATACAGATCCCACAATCCACTGGGATTCGCTTTGCTTATTGCAAACTGTAGCTGTTCAGTCTTTCAAAGCTTACAGACCTTTGTGCATTACTTTTATTGTAGCTTGTACTTCTGTAGTGGTTACTGATAATCGTATTTATTGAAGTATATTATGTGTTTTTCATGGTGTATTTAGTATTGCATATCAACATTGACAGATTGAGCTTTAGATGCACATTGTAAAAGCAATCAGATACTTCAATGTGGGGcttgtgggtagtgtagtatTATATGGGCCTTTTGAAAACAGAGCCTTTTTCTGAGTTTTAGCCTTTTTTGGTGGGATTCAAAAGGCATTTCAGGTCACTGAAAACACTCCACCAGGTAGACTCCTTTCTGGATGAAGCTAGACAGATGTGTGCAAATACTCACTTGACTTTCTCCATGCTTAAACATACAGACACAGGCCTTTCCACTATAATGATGAAAACAGATGCCTGAATAGTCTTCATTCACTCTAAAGACACTAAATAACATAACCAAGACAAAAGAAATATGTTCCCTATTACAGATCTTTAAACAGAGCTAGTTCCACTTAATGGCCAACTTGGTGAAACTGTGGAAAACTTTAACAGTACTGAAGTTTCATTTTAGCTACTCTAGATTACAAATTATATCTTCAAGAAATGCTCGCAGCAACTATCTCTTCAGGAAACTCAGCAGCCTTGGAGTTAATCAGCAAATTCAAGAACTACAGTATAAATCTATGATTAAGTGGGCCTTAACAGTTCATGTATCTGGTATGGCTATCTGAGCTGTAGATCGAAGAATAAACTATTAAAGATTTTGTAAATGGCAGATAAAATAATGATAGGACAGAAGAATCAAGGAGTATCCTAGTGCAGCTCCCATTCCACGGGTCCCTCTAGTAACTAAAAAGTATTCAAGAAGTCATTTATCCAGAGAGTGTTTGATATTCTTAACCTGCAAAGACTGATGAGATCCAACCCACGAGGTGAACACTTCTGACTGTTAAATGTGTAAACTGATCTGTTCTGTTGGCTGTTTTATTGACTGTCTGAATGTATTTCTGCTGTATGTATTTGAAGAGCCTAAGGCGAGTTTCCACCACCAGTGGACAAAGATTTATTGTCTTCCAAACCCCGCCCCCAATGTCAGTCTTTTAGGACTGACTCATTTAGGTTGGTGGGAcagctttgaaaatgaaatggtcTTTGCAGCAGCTGAGGAGGAAAACTTTCACATGTCAAGGACATCAGTGGTGTTTATGAGTGAGCTGCTTCACCTGCACAGTGAAGGATGGACTATTGCTGACATGGTGTGATCTGTATAAATGTGTCTTTATGTGGACAAAGATATTTTTGAGAACACTGAATGAGCATACTGGATTGTTGAGGCTGAGGAGTGGAATATGCCTCAGAAGGCGAGTGCTAAGGCTGACTTGGATGGTTATAACTAGTGTTGCACCGTACTGTCAAATTTTGGTGCCTTTCCTGTTTTCATCAAACTGTATAGTACCATGATTTCCTGGTGTTGGGTAGCACTTGTTGGTCAAATGTGGTTCTGGTTTAAGTGACCAGTAGAGTATTAAACAGGCAGGGTGAATTTAAAAGTTTGACGTGGATCTCCACAAGTTGGCAGTGTTAGCAAGGTAGTCAGTTGGTTCCAGTCATCCATTCAATTTAATAAGGTGCAAGCCTCTGCCAGGAGAGAAAGAATGCCTGCTAACTACAATAACAGCGAGTCATATATCTATAAAACCTCCACGTCCTGTACAGGTCAACAGAACAGGCTATTGACATCTTCTGTGGAGCAACTTAACCAACAGAGCCAACACTGAACCCACAGACTAATTGAATCTGTATGCTAAAAGTGCTACAGAACAGTATCGCAAGACTGACAGCTAGCACACAGTCAGTAGGACCCTCACTGTTGAACTCTAGCCCTAAACATTCTTTTAACTGCATCTATTGTTTGCAAAGTAATTCTGACCCAAATGTCTGTAAAAGGTGAAGTGCAGGTTTAAAATATTGgtattattaatttaaaaaactgaattaatcATACTTGTAGTCTGCAGGAGGCTTAAAGTCTGGGTTTAGTCCCACCATCTCTGTGATGAGAGAGTGGCGCTCCTCCTCGATCTTCTTCCGTGTTCGGTACTCTCGGGTGTTTAACCTCTTCCCCTCACTGTTGTAGATTGGCTCTGGAGAGGGAGACCTGAAACCGGACCACAAAAGACAACAAAGACATCATGGATACTTTTCTAGAAGTGGAGTCCTGCTTCAGACAATCATTCAGGCTCCCTACGGCTGACTATAACTTCAAAATTTAGATTACACTGTAGGAATTTAACCAAAGGGTGCTGATACAGTTACATTTATAGAGTTGTTGGTTAAATTTGGATTTACTGAGAATCTCAGTTGAAATATGTGACTCTTGGTCAGTGCAAGAGCAAAAGAAAAGTTATACAGGAACTCTGCACTGACCTCTTAAAGTCCATTTATCATATAAGTAAAGATAAAAAGGGGCAACCAATGCTGTTTAGTGGTAATAAACCCAATTCACTGGAGGGGCATCAACCACACAGAATCAAAAAAAGTACATGGCCATGACTAAACCTGCATACAGGATTGTTGGCCTAGAGGAGAGGAAAGCTGGAGGTAAGAAAAAGAACCAGTCCTAAGCAGAACGCTGGCTGTGAGGGTCTCTGGGTGTTGACGTGGAGAGAGAGGTCCGTACCTCCCCTTGGATGCTGAAAACCTGTGTCGCTGCGTTAAGGAGGCTCTGTGCTTGAAAAAGGGTTAGGCTGATGTGGGGTAATTTGGGTTAGAGAAAAGGAATTGAGATTAGATTATCCACCTTTTCCTACGCTCTCCCAGCAGAGAGCCACATCTGTATCCGTGggatgtgaagaaaaaaaaagtcttttccTTAAAATCTTCCAACGGTGACAACCTGAAACACCCCTGGTTTGTTGGTTCTGTCACATTAGATCGGGGAGAGGTTTATCAACGTTTGGTTGCTGTGGAAATGTCGGATTATTCAGAGACTGTACACACTGCACAGACGACAGGGACTCTAGCTAAAAGGTTACAAACTCTTGGGAGAGAGCCACTTCCTGTAGGAACAGATTGTGGCCACCCGCCATTAACTTCTGTTTATATATGTATGGTTCAGTTTGCTGATACTTGCCTTCCCAGCCGTTTCACTGTAGCATTAGAGCAGTATTATCAGGTAAGTTGGAACGGACCCTCTCCTAAACCGACAACTCTTGGCCATCCAAAACTCCCTGACAATGTCTGAGTTATCAGTACCTCTGCTAAAGGAATAAACAGCTCATGTTTTGATTCCTCCTTGGTGGGGAGATTTGTGGGGCACAATGAAGATGTGCAAGGCTGGCCACATATGCTGTAATTGTAGGCCTACTTTTAGGCCTAATTTAGCATACTTAAAATTGGGGGGGTAAGGCCCAATCAAGTAATCCTGCTGACTTTAATGGTTTTTTACGCTTTCATCCATCGAcggtggatagagttggaaacagagATAAGCGTGGGGAAAAAACATGTAAGAAATGATCCAAGGGCTGGACCTGCACCCAGAGTCAAGTCCTCCTTTTTATTCAAAAGTCATGTTTCACAAATTGTTCAGTGCTTTGGCTCACTAGtggatcaggacccaaaagtgagcCATGTAGACATTTTCAGTGAGTCACCAAACTGCAACAAACATGTGGTCTCTGCCTCTCCTCTAGTGTTACTCGCCATCTCTTCTCCTGGTGTCACATGGTTTACATTACAATGGTCGCTCCCGTCTTAAGTCCTCTGGCTAATGATGAAGTGGTGTCAGGGATGTGAATCGAGCAGGAAGGTAAGTTTGAACAGACTaaacaatatatatataaaacagtaGTTATGGCAGGTTGCAACAAGATCCTGATGgaaattaagttttaaaagcCACCCAGTCTTTTCCCAGAACAAATCCTATTCTGGATGTTTTCATCCAAACAAACAACTGGAACAAGCCCCCCAACCCCTGAGTGGAAATGTTTAAAACCACATAAAGGGGAAAAGCAGCTGTGACCAGCAACAAACCCTTTAAATCTAGGAGAAAACTTTTATTGGTGTCGGCTATGAGCCAAGTTATCATGGGTTATATCTACCATCCATGCATCCAGCAAGTGTAATATTAATGTGGGACCTTTAAAATCTTTAGTTACCAACAATCATGT
This genomic stretch from Cheilinus undulatus linkage group 22, ASM1832078v1, whole genome shotgun sequence harbors:
- the sf1 gene encoding splicing factor 1, coding for MATGANATPLGKLHPSIGAKRGFDSGPGAGNGLMPTPGPPSAFPALQGFQPPMPTTSFPQFNPQGGFGGPVPQQPPAVGGSDFGSKKRKKSRWSSETPDQKTVIPGMPTVIPPGLTRDQERAYIVQLQIEDLTRKLRTGDLGIPVNPEDRSPSPEPIYNSEGKRLNTREYRTRKKIEEERHSLITEMVGLNPDFKPPADYKPPATRVNDKVMIPQDEYPEINFVGLLIGPRGNTLKNIEKECCAKIMIRGKGSVKEGKVGRKDGQMLPGEDEPLHALVTANTMENVKKAVEQIRNILKQGIETPEDQNDLRKMQLRELARLNGTLREDDNRILRPWQNAEPRSITNTTLCTKCGGAGHISSDCKYTSSFAAHRATGGEPPQSAQDKARMDKEYLSLMAELGEAPVPASGGGHTSTQGGAPRASGPSNNQPPPNRPPWMSSGPAENRNFHGMHGGPGGHGGPHSFPPPMPNMGGPPMPPNPNGLPPPWMQPPPPPMGQGPGPHGHPMGLLPPPMGMMPPPPPPPSNQPPPPPSGPLPPWQQQAPPPPPTSSMATSTPLPWQQNTTTTSSPGTGTLPPWQQPQQPAASGAQPPPPMGTPSMVPPPPGVQPPLPPGAPPPPPPPPPGSTGMMYAPPPPPPPMDPSNYVTMMGMGVPGMPPFGMPPAPPPPPPQN